A region of Plutella xylostella chromosome 29, ilPluXylo3.1, whole genome shotgun sequence DNA encodes the following proteins:
- the LOC105381686 gene encoding zinc finger Y-chromosomal protein 1, translating into MKEVTVLICSICNTAFNDNEEVVLHMVNNHQNEHNIEQILNKIPAVPIRMKASKSKRKALRIPKEYQCTHSICNYKTIHYSTFKRHLLTHEKDGRQHKCPHCSFSTIQKHNLMRHIKDVHLDGTVDVEPIIVVRTTS; encoded by the exons atGAAAGAAGTTACTGTTCTCATCTGTAGTATTTGCAATACTGCATTTAATGATAATGAAGAAGTAGTATTGCATATGGTCAACAATCATCAAAATGAACATAATATTGAACAAAtcctaaataaaatacctgCAGTTCCAAT TCGAATGAAAGCATCTAAATCAAAAAGAAAA GCTTTGAGGATACCTAAGGAATATCAATGTACACATTCGATATGCAACTATAAAACTATTCATTATTCTACCTTTAAAAGACATTTGCTGACACATGAgaaa gatGGCCGTCAACACAAGTGTCCACATTGCTCCTTTTCAACTATACAAAAGCACAACCTAATGAGGCATATCAAAGATGTGCATTTAGATGGAACAGTAGACGTTGAACCAATCATTGTGGTGAGAACGACATCATGA
- the LOC105381707 gene encoding chromosome transmission fidelity protein 8 homolog yields the protein MTIYIDCKTDCEGGVPEWAIVELQGLVQMKKDGTEGGTVVGDLHYHARSGHPTLILGHHILSGKEVKLEQPMAVLEKVTKEDSTEYKVKAIVKKKLLFKSRPKPIISNVSERV from the exons ATGACGATTTATATAGATTG TAAGACGGATTGCGAGGGCGGAGTGCCGGAGTGGGCGATCGTGGAGCTGCAAGGGCTGGTCCAGATGAAGAAAGATGGCACTGAGGGAGGCACGGTTGTCGGAGACCTGCACTATCACGCCCGCTCCGGGCACCCCACTCTCATCCTAGGACACCACATCTTGAGCGGAAAAGAAGTCAAATTAGAACAACCAATGGCAGTCCtcgaaaaagtaacaaaagaAGACAGCACCGAATACAAAGTTAAAGCAATAGTGAAGAAGAAATTGCTGTTCAAGTCTAGACCGAAACCTATCATTTCCAATGTTTCTGAAAGAGTGTGA
- the LOC105381685 gene encoding general transcription and DNA repair factor IIH helicase subunit XPB, with product MGPPKKFKKYDSKSGGDKSSKRKKVEEETIDLVEDEGSENAGVPGAALQDAEKNDNQVPEDEFGAKDYRSQMALKPDNASRPLWVAPNGHIFLEAFSPVYKHAHDFLIAIAEPVCRPQHIHEYKLTAYSLYAAVSVGLQTNDIIEYLQRLSKCEVPAGIVQFIQLCTLSYGKVKLVLKHNRYLVESKHVEVLQKLLKDPVVQQCRLRRDGDDDLLASAAPGKAAVPNTSTDKPAAPDGATPAAPDGAIPDDISEMYQQLDQEDDEEATDLTASAAVAFEVDPDKIEVIQKRCIELEHPLLAEYDFRNDAVNPDINIDLKPTAVLRPYQEKSLRKMFGNGRARSGVIVLPCGAGKSLVGVTAVCTVRKRALVLCNSGVSVEQWKQQFKCWSTADDSMICRFTSEAKDKPMGAGILITTYSMITHGQRRSWEAEQTMKWLQQQEWGLLVLDEVHTIPAKMFRRVLTIVHSHAKLGLTATLLREDDKIADLNFLIGPKLYEANWLELQANGYIARVQCAEVWCPMTPEFYREYLIQKINKKMLLYVMNPSKFRACQFLVRYHERRGDKTIVFSDNVFALRHYAVKMNRPYIYGPTSQGERIQILQNFKFNPKVNTIFVSKVADTSFDLPEANVLIQISSHGGSRRQEAQRLGRILRAKKGAFAEEYNAFFYTLVSQDTLEMAYSRKRQRFLVNQGYSYKVITELKGMDTEPDLFYGTREEHGMLLQQVLAASETECEEERVIGVGGEVVRRGGALSSLAGGDDALYFEHRRGHSNNKHPLFKKFRY from the exons ATGGGTCCTCCAAAGaaatttaagaaatatgaTTCCAAGTCTGGTGGTGATAAATcca GTAAAAGAAAGAAAGTGGAAGAGGAGACCATAGACCTGGTGGAGGATGAGGGCTCCGAGAATGCGGGTGTGCCGGGCGCCGCGCTGCAGGACGCAGAGAAGAACGACAACCAGGTGCCCGAGGATGAGTTTGGGGCCAAGGATTACAG GAGTCAGATGGCGCTGAAGCCGGACAACGCGAGCCGGCCGCTGTGGGTGGCGCCCAACGGACACATCTTCCTCGAGGCCTTCTCGCCCGTCTACAAGCACGCGCACGACTTCCTCATAGCCATTGCTGAGCCGGTTTGCCG GCCCCAACACATCCACGAGTACAAGCTCACAGCGTACAGTCTCTACGCGGCCGTCTCAGTCGGATTACAGACTAACGACATAATCGAGTACCTGCAGCGGCTGAGCAAGTGCGAGGTGCCGGCCGGCATCGTGCAGTTCATACAGCTGTGCACGCTGTCCTACGGGAAGGTCAAGCTCGTGCTCAAGCACAACAG ATACCTAGTGGAGAGCAAGCACGTAGAAGTGCTACAGAAGCTGCTAAAAGACCCGGTGGTGCAGCAGTGCCGGCTGCGGAGGGATGGAGACGATGATTTATTAGCTTCAGCTGCCCCGGGGAAGGCGGCCGTACCGAATACTAGCACCG ACAAACCGGCAGCACCTGACGGGGCG ACACCGGCGGCACCAGACGGGGCGATCCCGGACGACATCAGCGAGATGTACCAGCAGCTGGACCAGGAAGATGATGAGGAGGCCACTGACTTGACTGCCAGCGCCGCCGTCGCCTTCGAGGTCGACCCGGATAAGATCGAG GTGATCCAAAAGCGCTGCATCGAACTCGAACATCCGCTGCTAGCAGAGTACGACTTCCGCAACGACGCGGTGAACCCCGACATCAACATCGACCTGAAGCCCACGGCCGTGCTGCGCCCCTACCAGGAGAAGAGCCTCAGAAAGATGTTCGGGAATGGACGCGCCAG ATCAGGCGTCATAGTACTCCCATGCGGCGCGGGCAAGTCTCTAGTGGGCGTCACAGCAGTGTGTACCGTCCGCAAGCGCGCGCTCGTGCTGTGCAACTCCGGCGTGTCGGTGGAGCAGTGGAAGCAGCAGTTCAAGTGCTGGTCCACCGCCGACGACAGCATGATCTGCAG ATTCACATCAGAAGCAAAAGACAAGCCGATGGGCGCGGGCATCCTCATCACGACATACTCCATGATCACGCACGGACAGCGGCGCTCGTGGGAGGCCGAGCAGACCATGAAGTGGCTGCAGCAGCAGGAGTGGGGGCTGCTGGTGCTGGACGAG gtGCACACAATCCCCGCTAAGATGTTCCGACGGGTATTGACCATCGTTCACTCACACGCTAAACTCG GTCTAACCGCAACCCTACTGCGTGAGGACGACAAAATCGCCGACCTCAACTTCCTGATCGGGCCTAAACTGTACGAGGCCAACTGGCTGGAGCTGCAGGCTAACGGCTACATCGCGCGCGTGCAGTGCGCCGAGGTGTGGTGCCCCATGACGCCCGAGTTCTATAGGGAATACCTCATACAGAA AATCAACAAGAAGATGCTCCTATACGTGATGAACCCGTCAAAGTTCCGCGCGTGCCAGTTCCTAGTCCGCTACCACGAGCGTCGCGGCGACAAGACCATCGTGTTCTCGGACAACGTGTTCGCACTGCGACACTACGCCGTCAAGATGAACCGCCCCTACATCTACGGACCCACGTCTCAAGGGGAGAGAATACAGATACTGCAGAACTTCAAGTTTAACCCTAAAGTGAACACGATATTTGTCAGCAAAGTCGCAGATACGAGTTTCGATTTGCCGGAGGCGAATGTGCTGATTCAGATCTCTTCGCACGGAGGGTCGAGGCGGCAGGAGGCGCAGAGATTGG GCCGTATCCTGCGAGCCAAGAAGGGCGCGTTCGCTGAAGAATACAACGCGTTCTTCTACACGCTGGTGAGCCAGGACACGCTGGAGATGGCCTACAGCAGGAAGCGGCAGCGGTTCCTCGTCAACCAGGGGTACAGCTACAAG GTGATAACAGAGTTAAAGGGAATGGACACTGAACCAGACCTGTTTTATGGAACTCGTGAAGAGCACGGCATGTTACTGCAGCAG GTGCTAGCGGCATCGGAGACAGAATGCGAGGAGGAGCGCGTGATAGGCGTCGGCGGGGAGGTGGtgcggcgcgggggggcgcTGTCGTCGCTCGCCGGCGGAGACGACGCCTTGTACTTCGAGCATCGACGCGGGCACTCGAACAACAAGCATCCGCTGTTCAAGAAGTTCAGATATTAG